A region of Rhizobium grahamii DNA encodes the following proteins:
- a CDS encoding YegP family protein, which translates to MYKFEVYKDKAGEFRFRFKASNGETMFSSEGYKAKASALSAIESIKKNAPGADTADTTKAES; encoded by the coding sequence ATGTATAAATTCGAAGTTTATAAGGATAAGGCAGGCGAGTTCCGCTTCCGTTTCAAGGCGTCGAACGGTGAGACCATGTTCAGCTCGGAGGGCTACAAGGCAAAGGCCTCTGCCTTGAGCGCGATCGAGTCGATCAAGAAGAATGCTCCCGGCGCAGACACCGCCGACACCACGAAGGCCGAGTCCTGA
- a CDS encoding fructose bisphosphate aldolase produces the protein MVDAKMLNKISSAPGFIAALDQSGGSTPGALRLYGIPDNEYQGDEEMFRLMHAMRVRIMSAPAFTGEKIIAAILFERTMDGEVDGQAVPSYLWEKRGIVPLLKVDKGLLPEENGVQVLKPMPDLDTLLARGRDKGIFGTKMRSVIANADRTGIAAVVKQQFEVARQIIGNGLVPIVEPEVSIKSPTKAEAEDILRDEIAKQLDLLPAGETVVLKLTLPTVADHYAPLIAHKSVVRVVALSGGYSRADACEKLSHNHGMIASFSRALTENLRVTMSNAEFDTSLAETIDEIYAASVNKA, from the coding sequence ATGGTGGACGCGAAGATGTTGAACAAGATCAGCTCGGCGCCGGGATTCATTGCAGCGCTGGATCAGAGCGGTGGTTCGACACCCGGAGCGTTGCGCCTGTATGGCATTCCCGACAACGAATACCAGGGTGACGAGGAAATGTTCCGCTTGATGCACGCCATGCGTGTCCGCATCATGAGCGCGCCCGCCTTTACCGGCGAAAAGATCATCGCTGCCATCCTGTTCGAGCGCACCATGGACGGCGAGGTCGATGGCCAGGCGGTTCCCTCCTATCTCTGGGAAAAGCGCGGCATCGTGCCACTTCTCAAGGTCGACAAGGGCCTCCTTCCCGAAGAGAACGGCGTACAGGTGCTGAAGCCGATGCCCGATCTGGACACGCTGCTGGCGCGCGGCCGCGACAAGGGAATTTTCGGCACCAAGATGCGCTCGGTGATCGCTAACGCCGACAGAACCGGCATTGCAGCCGTGGTAAAACAGCAGTTCGAGGTGGCACGCCAGATCATCGGCAATGGCCTCGTTCCGATCGTCGAGCCTGAAGTGTCCATCAAGAGCCCGACGAAGGCCGAGGCCGAGGACATTCTTCGCGACGAGATCGCAAAGCAGCTCGACCTGCTTCCGGCAGGGGAAACCGTGGTGCTGAAACTGACGCTCCCGACGGTCGCCGATCACTACGCTCCTCTGATCGCCCACAAATCGGTAGTACGGGTCGTCGCCCTTTCCGGTGGCTACAGCCGCGCCGACGCCTGCGAGAAGCTCAGCCACAACCATGGCATGATCGCAAGCTTCTCGCGCGCACTGACGGAAAACCTGCGCGTCACGATGAGCAACGCGGAGTTCGACACCAGCCTGGCCGAAACGATCGATGAGATCTACGCCGCCAGCGTCAACAAGGCCTGA
- a CDS encoding DUF1192 domain-containing protein, with amino-acid sequence MSFTDDDRPVKKPTHEIGMDLSLLSVDELKARVELLKAEIGRIEAEAARKASGRQAAENLFRS; translated from the coding sequence ATGAGCTTCACGGATGACGACCGCCCGGTGAAAAAACCGACTCACGAAATCGGCATGGACCTGTCTCTTCTCTCGGTCGATGAGCTCAAGGCACGTGTCGAGCTGCTGAAGGCCGAGATCGGCCGCATCGAAGCGGAAGCGGCGCGCAAGGCGTCGGGAAGACAAGCCGCAGAAAATCTCTTCCGATCCTGA
- a CDS encoding MFS transporter yields MQRNLLSVAALLFGTLFLFMGNGLQGILLPVRGNLEGYATTTLGLLGTSWAAGFVIGCLVAPKLVRRVGHVRAFSGFISIIAIIALVSGIIIHPVWWVLLRAVTGFATAGTSMIIESWLNERATNESRGAIFSLYIAITLFGVMAGQMMIPLEDVRTPVLFMVCGIFYCIAMLPTTLSNAASPQPLKAVKLDLPALYRNSPVSCFGILLVGIANGAYGTLGAVFGAGAGLSDTSIAIMMSATIFAGALMQLPAGRLSDRIDRRYVLAAMSAVAAFAGLLLAVLHPSSPVFIIGLVVLYGAVANTLYPIAVAHANDYASSEDFVKVSGGLLLLYGIGTIIGPTISGPVMSLINPHALFLVTAIAHVLITAYAILRSRMRAAIPAANRDAYTTIPTATSQTLTPESMSLADRGPNKAPETGEPAVKFN; encoded by the coding sequence ATGCAAAGAAATCTGCTGTCCGTTGCCGCACTTCTCTTCGGCACGCTCTTTCTCTTCATGGGTAACGGCCTGCAGGGCATTCTACTTCCCGTACGCGGCAACCTCGAAGGCTATGCAACGACGACGCTCGGTCTGCTCGGCACATCCTGGGCTGCGGGCTTTGTCATCGGCTGCCTCGTCGCGCCGAAACTGGTGCGGCGCGTCGGCCATGTGCGGGCCTTCTCGGGTTTCATTTCCATCATTGCGATCATCGCGCTCGTCAGCGGCATCATCATCCATCCGGTATGGTGGGTCCTGCTGCGCGCCGTGACCGGCTTTGCGACCGCCGGCACATCGATGATCATCGAGAGCTGGCTGAACGAACGCGCCACCAATGAGAGCCGCGGCGCCATTTTCTCGCTCTACATCGCAATCACGCTCTTCGGCGTCATGGCCGGCCAGATGATGATACCGCTGGAAGATGTCCGCACGCCCGTCCTCTTCATGGTCTGCGGCATCTTCTATTGCATTGCCATGCTGCCGACGACGCTTTCGAACGCCGCCTCGCCGCAGCCGCTGAAGGCCGTCAAGCTCGATCTGCCGGCGCTCTATCGCAATTCGCCGGTCTCCTGCTTCGGCATTCTCCTGGTCGGCATCGCCAACGGTGCCTACGGCACGCTGGGCGCCGTCTTCGGCGCCGGCGCCGGCCTCTCCGATACCAGCATCGCCATCATGATGAGCGCCACCATTTTCGCGGGCGCGCTGATGCAGCTGCCGGCCGGCCGCCTTTCCGATCGGATCGACCGCCGCTACGTGCTGGCCGCAATGTCCGCCGTTGCCGCTTTCGCCGGCCTGCTTCTCGCCGTTCTCCACCCCTCCTCTCCAGTCTTCATCATCGGCCTCGTCGTCCTCTATGGTGCGGTTGCCAATACGCTCTACCCGATCGCCGTGGCACACGCGAACGACTACGCCTCGTCGGAGGATTTCGTGAAGGTTTCGGGTGGCCTGCTGCTGCTCTACGGCATCGGAACGATCATCGGCCCGACGATCAGCGGCCCCGTCATGTCGCTGATCAATCCGCACGCCTTGTTCCTGGTCACCGCCATCGCGCATGTGCTGATCACCGCTTACGCCATTCTCCGCAGCCGCATGCGTGCGGCCATTCCCGCAGCCAACCGCGATGCCTATACGACCATCCCGACCGCGACTTCTCAGACCTTGACGCCGGAAAGCATGTCGCTGGCCGATCGCGGGCCCAATAAGGCTCCCGAAACGGGCGAACCTGCGGTAAAGTTCAACTGA
- a CDS encoding ABC transporter transmembrane domain-containing protein, with the protein MTDAVQTGQRKSRALKPLGRLTPYVMRYRGMVAGALFSLALAAITSLALPLAVRRMIDHGFTQSDGTFINSYFVMLMIMAVVLAIASAMRYFFVITLGERIVSDLRHDVFAHVTRLSPSFFDVNQSGEILSRLTADTTQIKSAVGATASVALRNLILCLGAMGMMIVTSPKLSSLALGAIPLIVFPLVAFGRSVRKRSRAAQDTLADASAFASETIAATRTLQAFGGEDLAAQRYGSAVETAYGAARAAIRSRALLTGIAITLIFGSVVAVLWVGAHSVLAGTLSAGTLGQFLLYSVIAAGSLGALSEVWGELSQAAGATERLSELLDEVPAIRRPASPIELPVPALGKVEFDDVHFAYPSRPERSALHGLDFEVRPGETVAIVGPSGAGKTTVFSLLLRFYDPLQGAVKVDGVDARQVDPEALRKRLAIVPQDVTIFAASIHDNIAFGRPDATREEVRAAAIAAQADEFVHRLEQGYDTVVGERGIMLSGGQRQRIAIARAILKNAPILLLDEATSALDAESETLVQKALDRLMSGRTTLIIAHRLATVLKADRILVLDQGRVVEEGTHESLIRHGGIYAKLAKLQFDAGAEALLAAAK; encoded by the coding sequence TTGACAGACGCAGTGCAGACCGGCCAGAGAAAGTCCCGCGCTCTCAAGCCTCTCGGCAGATTGACGCCCTACGTCATGCGCTATCGCGGCATGGTCGCCGGGGCGCTGTTTTCCCTCGCTCTCGCCGCCATCACGTCGCTTGCGCTGCCGCTTGCCGTTCGCCGCATGATCGACCACGGCTTCACACAGTCCGACGGCACGTTCATCAACAGCTACTTCGTCATGCTGATGATCATGGCCGTCGTTCTCGCGATCGCCAGTGCCATGCGCTACTTCTTCGTCATCACGCTTGGCGAGCGCATCGTGTCCGATCTTCGGCATGATGTCTTCGCGCATGTGACGCGGCTGTCCCCGTCCTTCTTCGACGTCAATCAATCCGGCGAAATCCTCTCGCGCCTGACGGCTGATACCACGCAGATCAAGTCCGCTGTCGGCGCCACGGCCTCCGTCGCTCTGCGCAACCTGATCCTGTGTCTTGGGGCGATGGGGATGATGATCGTCACCTCGCCGAAACTGTCGAGCCTGGCGCTCGGCGCAATTCCGCTGATCGTCTTCCCGCTGGTCGCCTTCGGCCGCTCCGTTCGCAAGCGCTCGCGTGCCGCGCAGGATACGCTGGCCGACGCTTCGGCCTTTGCCAGCGAGACGATCGCCGCCACGCGGACCCTGCAGGCCTTCGGTGGCGAGGATCTCGCGGCCCAGCGTTATGGCAGCGCCGTCGAGACCGCTTACGGCGCCGCACGGGCTGCCATCCGTTCCCGAGCGCTTCTGACCGGCATTGCCATCACACTAATCTTCGGCAGCGTCGTGGCCGTTCTTTGGGTTGGCGCCCATAGTGTCCTCGCCGGAACCCTGTCGGCAGGCACACTCGGACAGTTTCTGCTCTATTCGGTCATTGCCGCCGGATCGCTCGGTGCGCTTTCCGAAGTCTGGGGCGAGCTTTCCCAGGCAGCCGGCGCGACCGAGCGTCTGAGCGAATTGCTGGATGAGGTACCGGCGATCCGCAGGCCAGCCTCCCCTATCGAACTTCCGGTTCCGGCCCTCGGAAAGGTCGAGTTCGACGACGTTCATTTCGCCTATCCCTCGCGTCCGGAAAGATCGGCGTTGCACGGCCTTGATTTCGAGGTGCGGCCCGGCGAAACGGTCGCAATCGTCGGCCCCTCAGGAGCCGGCAAGACTACGGTCTTCTCGCTGCTCCTGCGCTTCTACGACCCCTTGCAGGGCGCCGTGAAAGTCGATGGCGTCGATGCTCGACAGGTCGATCCGGAGGCGCTGCGCAAGCGCCTCGCCATCGTGCCTCAGGACGTGACGATCTTCGCAGCCTCGATCCATGACAACATCGCCTTCGGACGCCCGGATGCTACCCGCGAGGAGGTTCGTGCGGCCGCGATCGCAGCGCAGGCCGACGAGTTCGTGCACCGTCTCGAGCAAGGGTACGACACGGTCGTCGGCGAACGCGGCATCATGCTGTCAGGTGGCCAGCGTCAGCGCATTGCGATCGCCCGCGCGATCCTGAAGAACGCACCGATCCTGCTCCTCGACGAGGCGACATCGGCGCTCGATGCCGAAAGCGAAACGCTGGTGCAGAAGGCCCTCGATCGCCTGATGAGCGGCCGCACCACGCTGATCATCGCGCACCGACTGGCCACGGTGTTGAAGGCCGATCGCATCCTTGTGCTCGATCAGGGCCGTGTCGTCGAAGAGGGCACGCACGAAAGCCTGATCCGTCACGGCGGCATTTACGCCAAGCTCGCCAAGCTGCAGTTCGACGCGGGCGCCGAGGCGTTACTGGCGGCTGCAAAGTAA
- a CDS encoding peptidoglycan -binding protein, whose translation MPLARNRRRERAVDYWPGFVDALSTLLIAIMFLLTVFVVGQFILSREITGRDEVLNRLNSQINELTQLLALEKGSKQDLEDNIANLQASLASAEGERSRLQALLSAGAGGQDAAQQRVGTLTKELDEQKQMSDRAMSQVELLNQQIAALRSQIAAVEAALQASEQKDQSSQTKIADLGRRLNVALAQRVQELNRYRSDFFGRLREILSDRENIRIVGDRFVFQSEVLFPSGGADLNPDGQAEMAKLAMALLDVAKEIPPEINWVLRVDGHTDNVPLAGTGRYADNWQLSSARAISVVKFLISQGVPADRLVAAGFGEFQPIAPGETPEARATNRRIELKLTEK comes from the coding sequence ATGCCGCTTGCCCGCAACCGCCGCCGCGAGCGCGCTGTCGACTATTGGCCCGGGTTCGTCGATGCTCTGTCGACCCTGCTCATCGCCATCATGTTCCTGCTGACGGTGTTCGTCGTCGGGCAGTTCATTCTCAGCCGTGAAATCACCGGGCGTGACGAGGTTCTCAATCGGCTGAACAGCCAGATCAACGAACTCACGCAACTGCTGGCGCTCGAAAAGGGCAGCAAGCAGGACCTCGAGGACAACATCGCCAATCTCCAGGCTTCTCTGGCCAGCGCCGAAGGCGAGCGTTCACGGCTGCAGGCACTGCTGTCCGCAGGTGCCGGCGGCCAGGATGCGGCACAGCAGCGGGTCGGGACGCTGACCAAGGAACTCGACGAACAGAAGCAGATGAGCGACCGGGCGATGAGCCAGGTGGAGCTTCTGAACCAGCAGATCGCAGCACTTCGCAGCCAGATCGCGGCTGTCGAAGCAGCACTTCAGGCCTCCGAGCAGAAGGACCAGTCGTCGCAAACCAAGATCGCGGATCTCGGACGGCGGCTGAACGTTGCGCTTGCGCAGCGCGTTCAGGAGCTGAATCGCTACCGCTCGGACTTCTTCGGCCGGCTGCGCGAAATCCTCTCCGATCGCGAGAATATCCGGATCGTCGGCGACCGCTTCGTCTTCCAATCCGAGGTGCTCTTTCCTTCGGGTGGCGCTGATCTCAATCCGGACGGGCAGGCGGAGATGGCCAAGCTCGCGATGGCGCTGCTTGATGTGGCGAAGGAAATCCCGCCTGAGATCAATTGGGTGTTGCGCGTCGATGGGCACACCGACAACGTTCCGCTTGCCGGCACGGGACGCTATGCCGATAACTGGCAACTGTCCTCGGCGCGCGCAATCTCGGTCGTGAAGTTCCTGATCAGCCAGGGCGTGCCTGCGGATCGTCTGGTTGCCGCGGGCTTTGGGGAATTTCAGCCGATCGCTCCCGGCGAAACGCCGGAGGCGCGGGCGACCAATCGCCGTATCGAGCTCAAGCTGACGGAAAAGTAG
- a CDS encoding nucleoside deaminase → MENHEPFLREAIALSKSAMERGDEPFGSVLVKDGKVILRAENSVFTGRDMTNHAELNLIKLAAQKYDAAFLTDCTLYTSTEPCAMCSGAIYWSGIGRMVFACSETRLGEIAGIGLNVPSRAILETGARIVAVDGPNIEDEAAAVHQEFWPKHLGKA, encoded by the coding sequence ATGGAAAACCACGAGCCGTTTCTTCGAGAAGCAATCGCGCTTTCGAAATCCGCGATGGAACGTGGCGACGAGCCATTTGGTTCGGTGCTGGTCAAGGACGGGAAAGTCATTCTGCGCGCCGAAAACAGCGTGTTCACCGGACGCGACATGACGAACCACGCCGAGCTGAACCTGATCAAGCTGGCTGCCCAGAAGTATGATGCCGCCTTCCTGACGGATTGCACGCTCTACACCAGCACCGAGCCATGTGCGATGTGTTCCGGAGCGATCTACTGGTCGGGGATCGGGCGCATGGTGTTTGCGTGCTCGGAAACGCGACTGGGTGAGATCGCCGGGATCGGCCTCAATGTTCCAAGCCGGGCAATATTGGAAACCGGCGCGCGCATTGTCGCCGTGGATGGCCCGAACATCGAAGACGAAGCTGCCGCTGTCCACCAGGAGTTCTGGCCGAAGCATCTCGGCAAGGCGTAG
- the rpmE gene encoding 50S ribosomal protein L31: MKADIHPDYHTIKVVMTDGTEYETRSTWGSEGAVMNLEIDSKSHPAWTGGNQQLMDRGGRVSKFNKRFGGLGL; this comes from the coding sequence ATGAAGGCAGATATCCATCCCGACTACCACACGATCAAGGTGGTCATGACCGATGGCACCGAATACGAGACCCGCTCGACCTGGGGCTCTGAAGGCGCTGTCATGAACCTCGAAATCGACTCCAAGTCCCACCCGGCCTGGACCGGCGGCAACCAGCAGCTCATGGACCGCGGTGGCCGCGTTTCCAAGTTCAACAAGCGTTTCGGCGGCCTCGGCCTCTAA
- a CDS encoding phosphoglycerate kinase gives MPSFKTLDDLTDIAGKRVLVRVDLNVPVKDGKVTDTTRIERVAPTILELSKKGAKVILLAHFGRPKDGPSPDLSLSLIAPSVEAVLDHPVATASNAVGDAAAAAVASMKNGDILLLENTRFHKGEEKNEPDFVKALAANGDLYVNDAFSAAHRAHASTEGLAHHLPAYAGRTMQAELEALESGLGNPARPVVAIVGGAKVSTKIDLLMNLVKKVDALVIGGGMANTFIAARGTNVGKSLCEHDLAETAKQIMIEAATAGCAIILPEDGVVAREFKANAENEIVPIDAIPEDAMILDVGPKSVEAIKAWIERANTLVWNGPLGAFEIAPFDKATVAAAQYAAERTKAGKLTSVAGGGDTVSALNHAGVADDFSYVSTAGGAFLEWMEGKVLPGVAVLSKAK, from the coding sequence ATGCCTTCCTTCAAGACCCTCGACGACCTCACAGACATTGCCGGAAAGCGCGTTCTCGTTCGCGTTGACCTCAACGTTCCGGTCAAAGACGGCAAAGTGACTGACACGACGCGCATCGAGCGTGTTGCCCCGACGATCCTCGAACTCTCGAAGAAGGGTGCAAAGGTCATCCTGCTCGCGCACTTCGGCCGCCCGAAGGATGGTCCGTCGCCGGATCTCTCGCTGTCGCTGATCGCTCCGTCCGTCGAAGCCGTTCTCGACCATCCTGTCGCAACGGCGAGCAACGCCGTCGGCGACGCAGCAGCCGCAGCCGTCGCCTCGATGAAGAACGGCGACATCCTGCTTCTTGAAAACACCCGCTTCCACAAGGGCGAGGAAAAGAACGAGCCCGATTTCGTCAAGGCGCTGGCCGCCAACGGCGATCTCTACGTCAACGACGCCTTCTCCGCCGCGCACCGTGCCCACGCGTCGACGGAAGGCCTCGCCCACCATCTGCCGGCCTATGCGGGCCGCACCATGCAGGCTGAGCTGGAAGCGCTGGAAAGCGGCCTCGGCAATCCGGCACGGCCCGTCGTTGCCATCGTTGGCGGCGCCAAGGTTTCGACCAAGATCGACCTGCTGATGAACTTGGTGAAGAAGGTCGATGCGCTCGTCATCGGTGGCGGCATGGCCAACACTTTCATTGCCGCACGCGGTACCAACGTCGGCAAGTCGCTCTGCGAGCACGACCTCGCTGAAACCGCCAAGCAGATCATGATCGAAGCCGCAACGGCTGGCTGCGCCATCATTCTCCCGGAAGACGGCGTCGTCGCCCGCGAGTTCAAGGCAAATGCCGAGAACGAGATTGTGCCGATCGACGCGATCCCTGAGGATGCCATGATCCTCGACGTCGGTCCGAAGTCGGTCGAAGCGATCAAGGCTTGGATTGAACGCGCCAACACGCTCGTCTGGAACGGCCCGCTGGGCGCTTTCGAAATCGCGCCCTTCGACAAGGCGACCGTTGCAGCGGCACAGTACGCTGCAGAGCGGACCAAGGCCGGCAAGCTCACCTCCGTCGCCGGTGGCGGCGATACGGTCTCGGCGCTGAACCACGCCGGCGTGGCCGACGATTTTAGCTATGTATCGACCGCTGGTGGTGCGTTCCTGGAATGGATGGAAGGCAAAGTCCTCCCGGGCGTCGCGGTTCTCAGCAAGGCGAAGTAA
- a CDS encoding PhzF family phenazine biosynthesis protein, protein MKTVAFTTVDVFTTTRFEGNPLAVMTDARGLSDADMQNIAAEFGYSEVTFVLPPEDPENTARVRIFTPTMEVPFAGHPNVGTAYVLGQQGEIFGRPIGDRLQFEEKAGLVEVDLKRDGDRVLSASIRAPRPLVVGNAIPKETVARCIAIEPGDIRLAKHEPVVASVGLSFVFAELADLDALGRARPNLAYFQDAASPTVEGNHDFSLFVYVRSDDAPWSIRARMFAPLDNVPEDPATGSASAALGAYLVSLEPEANMRVSLTIEQGVEMGRRSIIGIDATKVDGVVTEVTISGSCAPVMRGEITY, encoded by the coding sequence ATGAAAACCGTCGCCTTCACCACCGTCGATGTCTTCACCACCACCCGCTTCGAAGGCAATCCGCTGGCCGTGATGACGGATGCCCGCGGGCTGAGCGACGCGGACATGCAGAACATCGCTGCCGAATTCGGTTACTCCGAGGTTACCTTCGTGCTGCCGCCGGAAGACCCGGAAAATACGGCCCGCGTCCGCATCTTCACGCCAACCATGGAAGTTCCCTTCGCCGGGCACCCCAATGTCGGAACGGCCTATGTGCTCGGCCAGCAAGGCGAGATCTTCGGGCGTCCGATCGGCGATCGCCTGCAATTCGAGGAGAAGGCGGGCCTCGTGGAGGTCGATCTGAAGCGTGACGGCGACAGGGTTCTCTCTGCGTCCATTCGCGCGCCGAGGCCACTCGTCGTCGGCAACGCGATACCGAAGGAGACCGTCGCCCGCTGCATCGCAATCGAGCCGGGTGACATCCGCTTGGCCAAGCACGAGCCCGTAGTCGCATCGGTTGGCCTGAGCTTCGTCTTTGCCGAGCTTGCTGACCTCGACGCCCTGGGCCGCGCACGTCCGAACCTTGCCTATTTCCAGGATGCAGCCAGCCCGACCGTCGAGGGCAACCATGACTTCTCGCTGTTCGTCTATGTCCGATCTGACGATGCCCCCTGGTCGATCCGCGCACGCATGTTCGCGCCGCTCGACAACGTGCCCGAGGATCCGGCAACCGGCAGCGCCTCGGCCGCCCTCGGCGCCTACCTGGTGTCCCTCGAGCCGGAAGCGAATATGAGGGTGTCGCTGACCATAGAGCAAGGCGTTGAAATGGGACGTCGCAGCATCATCGGCATCGACGCCACCAAGGTGGATGGCGTGGTGACAGAGGTGACGATCTCGGGGAGCTGCGCACCGGTCATGCGCGGCGAAATCACCTACTAG
- a CDS encoding flagellar motor protein MotA translates to MENVNVADFGSTEKPTGNYSYRLSSPMQFLWTMVLFLVIVGFIAAILFRQAQTAFMHNPGLNGLILGVLGVGIILVFAQVLALRPEVRWFNSFRAAGSVEKVGRDPKLLAPMRVLLGNRKASGLSTATFRSILDSIANRLDESRDVSRYLIGLLVFLGLLGTFWGLIGTIGSISNVIQSLDAGTNGSSDVLGALKEGLSTPLSGMGQAFSSSLLGLSGSLILGFLDLQAGRAQNRFYVELENWLSSVTDVGSDVAVPTIDGKGSVSPDDVRALSEYLRKVSEEGGAGSQRSVAAMASLAEGIQGLVKNMRNEQQMLRDWIEAQQDETKAMRRTLDRLAERIGSQERLSTGGGSERGPRMPQAETSEGK, encoded by the coding sequence ATGGAAAACGTGAATGTGGCGGACTTCGGTTCGACCGAAAAACCCACTGGCAACTATAGCTACAGACTTTCCAGTCCCATGCAGTTCCTGTGGACGATGGTGCTGTTTCTGGTCATCGTCGGGTTCATAGCCGCGATCCTGTTCCGTCAGGCTCAAACCGCCTTCATGCACAATCCGGGCCTCAACGGGCTCATTCTCGGCGTTCTCGGTGTCGGGATCATCCTCGTTTTCGCTCAAGTGCTTGCCCTGCGCCCCGAAGTGCGCTGGTTCAATTCATTTCGCGCAGCCGGCAGTGTCGAGAAGGTGGGCCGCGATCCGAAGTTGCTGGCGCCGATGCGCGTGCTGCTCGGCAATCGCAAGGCGTCGGGGCTCTCGACCGCCACCTTTCGCTCCATTCTCGATTCCATCGCCAACCGCCTGGATGAATCACGCGACGTTTCGCGCTACCTCATCGGCCTTCTCGTCTTTCTCGGCCTGCTCGGAACCTTCTGGGGCCTGATCGGCACCATCGGGTCGATCAGCAACGTCATCCAGTCGCTCGACGCCGGCACCAACGGTTCGTCCGATGTGCTGGGCGCGCTGAAGGAAGGCCTGTCCACACCGCTGTCAGGCATGGGACAGGCGTTCTCCTCGTCGCTTCTCGGTCTCTCCGGTTCGCTTATCCTTGGTTTCCTCGATCTGCAGGCCGGCCGCGCTCAGAACCGGTTCTATGTCGAGCTGGAAAACTGGCTTTCTTCCGTGACGGACGTCGGCTCCGACGTCGCGGTGCCGACCATCGATGGCAAGGGCAGCGTCTCGCCTGACGATGTCAGGGCGCTTTCGGAATATCTCCGCAAGGTATCCGAAGAAGGCGGCGCCGGCAGCCAGCGCTCGGTTGCAGCGATGGCGAGCCTCGCGGAAGGTATCCAGGGTCTCGTCAAGAACATGCGCAACGAGCAGCAGATGCTGCGGGACTGGATCGAGGCACAGCAGGACGAGACCAAGGCGATGCGCCGCACGCTCGATCGTCTTGCCGAGCGCATCGGCTCGCAGGAACGGCTGAGTACGGGCGGTGGCAGCGAGCGCGGACCGCGCATGCCGCAGGCGGAAACGAGCGAGGGCAAATAA
- a CDS encoding DUF1465 family protein: MSELGLNTISFAGRAAASSQFKTLYSEGMSLVEETAAYLDGQGRTASKVLPRMASVLYAAESMRLTTRLMQMASWLLLQRAVNNGEMSRDQVLAEKNKVRLDGFNVDRNAPGWGDLPESFRDLIERSLRLQNRVALLDREIYRPAEAAIVPDNQNSVQAQLSLLQTAFGNN; this comes from the coding sequence ATGTCAGAGCTTGGATTGAACACGATCAGTTTTGCAGGTCGCGCTGCCGCATCCTCGCAGTTCAAGACACTGTATTCGGAAGGCATGTCGCTGGTTGAAGAAACCGCCGCCTATCTGGATGGCCAGGGTCGCACAGCATCGAAGGTCTTGCCGCGTATGGCATCGGTTCTTTATGCAGCCGAGTCGATGCGCCTGACCACCCGCCTGATGCAGATGGCCTCCTGGCTTCTTCTGCAGCGCGCCGTCAACAATGGCGAGATGTCGCGTGACCAGGTACTTGCCGAGAAGAACAAGGTTCGCCTCGACGGCTTCAATGTCGACCGCAATGCCCCGGGCTGGGGCGATCTGCCGGAATCTTTCCGCGACCTGATCGAACGCTCGCTGCGCCTGCAGAACCGCGTGGCGCTGCTCGACCGCGAGATCTACCGTCCGGCCGAAGCTGCGATCGTGCCTGACAACCAGAATAGCGTTCAGGCTCAGCTCAGCCTGCTGCAGACGGCATTCGGCAACAATTAA